One Paroedura picta isolate Pp20150507F chromosome 16, Ppicta_v3.0, whole genome shotgun sequence genomic region harbors:
- the LOC143826329 gene encoding olfactory receptor 12D1-like, translating into MKNQTEVQKFILLGLTHDHREQYTLFVVFLLLYLASLLGNGAILAVAIAEPRLHTPMYFFLGNLSCLDICYSTVTVPKMLSGFLTERQAISFIGCLVQLHFFYFLGSSEGILLGVMALDRYVAICNPLRYTVIMNKLTCLLLAGATWAAGFFHALMHTVQTSRLWFCGPNLVQHFFCDIKPLLELACSSTTLNLSLLNIVTGSIALGAFFLTLLSYCYIIAFLFFKLQSSQSHWKAFSTCASHLTVVAFMYVPVISNYLLASTGESAEREMIVTILYSAVTPVLNPLIYTLRNQEVKSALKKVFSPQHLLGRI; encoded by the coding sequence ATGAAGAACCAGACCGAAGTGCAGAAGTTCATTCTCCTGGGTCTTACACATGACCACAGAGAACAGTACACTCTCTTTGTGGTGTTCCTGCTGCTCTACTTGGCCAGTTTGCTGGGAAACGGAGCCATTTTGGCCGTAGCTATAGCTGAGCCTCGGCTCCATACCCCCATGTACTTTTTCCTAGGCAATCTCTCCTGCCTGGACATATGCTACTCCACGGTGACTGTGCCCAAAATGCTGAGTGGCTTCTTAACAGAACGCCAAGCCATTTCTTTCATTGGATGCCTGGTTCAGTTGCATTTTTTTTACTTCCTGGGTAGCAGTGAAGGGATCCTTCTGGGGGTTATGGCTTTGGATCGCTACGTGGCCATCTGCAACCCTCTGCGTTACACAGTCATCATGAATAAATTGACTTGCCTTCTGCTAGCTGGGGCCACCTGGGCTGCTGGTTTCTTTCATGCCCTTATGCACACAGTCCAGACCTCCCGACTATGGTTCTGTGGCCCCAATCTTGTCCAGCATTTCTTTTGTGACATCAAGCCCCTTCTGGAATTGGCGTGCAGTAGTACTACTCTCAACCTCAGCCTCCTTAATATTGTCACTGGTTCCATTGCTCTGGGTGCCTTCTTCCTCACCCTGCTCTCCTACTGTTacatcattgccttcctctttttCAAACTCCAGTCTTCACAAAGCCATTGGAAAGCCTTCTCAACTTGTGCCTCCCACCTGACCGTTGTGGCTTTCATGTACGTTCCGGTTATTTCCAACTACTTGCTTGCGTCCACGGGTGAGTCTGCGGAAAGAGAGATGATCGTCACCATACTCTACAGTGCAGTCACTCCTGTTCTGAACCCTCTGATCTACACACTGAGAAATCAAGAGGTAAAATCTGCTCTGAAAAAAGTTTTCAGCCCGCAACATTTGCTTGGAAGGATATGA